Proteins encoded by one window of Hippoglossus hippoglossus isolate fHipHip1 chromosome 15, fHipHip1.pri, whole genome shotgun sequence:
- the myoz1a gene encoding myozenin-1a has protein sequence MPLGTPAPLFKRKRLSKIITDLSHITQDEYESEPEASEFDLGTKIRSPKDIMLEELSLLKNRGSKMFRMRQKRVEKFIHENNPDVFSSESMDNLQTLVPSMGGEIGNDMITVGGHFLSKQTGHVHYGAIQTGGGPPVPPPKPGRKHAGAGGAGGAGGAGGAGGAGGAGGGDHGKDGKEVAVGWSPLKGGGCDDATKITLKGYMSPWEKAMKGDEILIATLRAGMPGPTDRKDLRKYKSFNRFAMPFGGFDKASQFMKFQLPEAEATEPEPAVVYQQEIGGRPSFNRTPIGWVGSSEPSSIHMENDAVPFDGETEEL, from the exons ATGCCTCTGGGAACACCTGCCCCACTATTCAAGCGGAAAAGGCTCTCCAAGATCATCACTGACCTCTCACACATCACTCAGGATG AGTATGAGTCGGAGCCGGAGGCCTCTGAGTTCGACCTGGGGACAAAGATCAGGAGTCCCAAAGACATCATGCTGGAGGAGCTCTCCCTGTTGAAGAACCGAGGCTCCAAGATGTTCAGGATGAGGCAGAAGAGGGTGGAGAAGTTCATCCACGAGAACAACCCCGACGTCTTCAGCAGTGAGTCGATG GACAACCTCCAGACGTTGGTTCCCTCTATGGGGGGTGAGATCGGAAATGACATGATAACCGTCGGTGGGCATTTTCTGAGCAAGCAGACTGGACATGTGCACTATGGAGCGATTCAGACTGGAGGAGGACCCCCCGTGCCTCCTCCAAAGCCTGGAAGAAAACatgcaggagctggtggagctggaggagcaggaggtgcaggaggtgcaggaggtgcaggaggtgcaggaggtggCGACCATGGGAAAGACGGAAAAGAAGTTGCTGTTGGGTGGTCTCCATTAAAAG GAGGTGGATGTGATGATGCAACCAAGATTACTCTGAAGGGGTACATGTCTCCATGGGAGAAGGCCATGAAGGGGGATGAGATTCTGATAGCCACTCTCAGGGCGGGAATGCCCGGCCCCACTGACCGAAAGGATCTGCGCAAGTACAAAAGCTTCAACAG GTTTGCCATGCCCTTCGGCGGCTTCGATAAGGCCAGCCAGTTTATGAAATTCCAGCTGCCAGAAGCCGAGGCAACCGAGCCTGAGCCCGCAGTGGTGTACCAACAAGAAATCGGAGGCCGGCCTTCCTTCAACCGCACTCCTATTGGCTGGGTGGGCAGCAGCGAGCCCAGCAGCATTCACATGGAGAACGATGCTGTGCCCTTCGATGGAGAGACCGAGGAGCTGTGA